The Lacerta agilis isolate rLacAgi1 chromosome 5, rLacAgi1.pri, whole genome shotgun sequence genome has a segment encoding these proteins:
- the NANOS1 gene encoding nanos homolog 1 has product MEAFHPAKLDQHHHHHHPPVEFLPGGARYGAKSHGAYGNAFNSWNDYLGLATLVTKAVSQQEKGFRSGPSSVVVAATVQQVEEGEDDEEEEEEEDEEEDEEEEDGGAPYFESALDLRDFDLCSHHHHLSPGESLLEERFADFSPFSGRASPASSVVFNCSSDPLEKDRSAAHAWGSRLVMDGRLHPAAAPKTGSRLLKPELQVCVFCRNNKEAVALYTTHILKGPDGRVLCPVLRRYTCPLCGASGDNAHTIKYCPLSKMHGGGGGGGSAPKQPLKSARHILGKKLR; this is encoded by the coding sequence ATGGAGGCTTTCCACCCCGCCAAGCTGGAccagcatcaccaccaccaccacccgcccgTGGAGTTTTTGCCCGGGGGCGCCCGCTACGGCGCCAAGAGCCACGGCGCCTACGGGAACGCGTTCAACTCGTGGAACGACTACCTGGGTCTGGCCACGCTGGTCACCAAGGCGGTGAGCCAGCAGGAGAAGGGCTTTCGCAGCGGGCCCTCGTCGGTGGTAGTGGCGGCCACGGTGCAGCAGGTCGAGGAAGGCGaggacgacgaggaggaggaagaggaggaggacgaggaggaagacgaggaggaggaagacggcGGCGCGCCTTATTTCGAGAGCGCCCTGGATTTGCGCGACTTCGACTTGtgcagccaccaccaccacttgagTCCCGGCGAGAGCCTGCTGGAGGAGCGCTTCGCCGACTTCAGCCCCTTCTCGGGCCGAGCCAGCCCGGCCTCGTCGGTCGTCTTCAACTGCTCTTCCGATCCGCTGGAGAAGGATCGCTCGGCGGCGCACGCCTGGGGCAGCCGCCTGGTGATGGACGGCCGGCTGCACCCGGCGGCGGCGCCCAAGACGGGTTCCCGGCTGCTCAAGCCCGAGCTGCAAGTGTGCGTCTTCTGCCGGAATAACAAGGAAGCCGTGGCGCTCTACACGACGCACATCCTCAAGGGCCCCGACGGCCGGGTCTTGTGCCCGGTGCTGCGCAGATACACGTGCCCGCTGTGCGGGGCGAGCGGGGACAACGCGCACACGATCAAGTACTGCCCCTTGTCCAAAAtgcacggcggcggcggcggcggcggcagcgcccCCAAACAGCCGCTCAAAAGCGCCCGCCACATCCTGGGCAAGAAGCTCCGCTAA